One region of Pan paniscus chromosome 5, NHGRI_mPanPan1-v2.0_pri, whole genome shotgun sequence genomic DNA includes:
- the LOC100985300 gene encoding zinc finger protein 892-like: MRVLNVARHSVVVHTLLSIKEFTLVRSPIHVLNVERLLVRTHILLYIRESILERNLMNAMNVVGPLVRVHILLNIKECIQEKNPMNVMNVRKPSMITQLLFNIILSILQRNPMNIMTGKTFSYCSDLIQHQRMHTGEKPYKCNECGNAFSDCSALIQHQRTHTGEEPYECKQCGKAFSRSTYLTQHQRSHAGEKQYKCNECEKTFSLSSFLTQHMRVQTGEKPYKYNEYGKAFSDCSGHFQRTHTGEKPCECNDCGKPFSFCSALIQHKRIHTRKKP, encoded by the coding sequence atgagGGTACTGAATGTGGCAAGACATTCAGTCGTAGTACATACCTTACTCAGCATCAAAGAATTCACACTGGTGAGAAGCCCTATACATGTCTTGAATGTGGAAAGGCTTTTAGTCAGAACACACATCTTACTCTACATCAGAGAatccatactggagagaaaccttatgaatgcAATGAATGTGGTAGGTCCTTTAGTCAGAGTGCACATCTTACTCAACATCAAAGAATGTATACAGGagaaaaaccctatgaatgtaatgaatgtgagAAAGCCTTCCATGATCACTCAGCTCTTATTCAACATCATATTGTCCATACtgcagagaaaccctatgaatatCATGACTGGGAAAACTTTCAGTTACTGTTCAGACCTCATTCAACATCAGAGAAtgcacactggagagaaaccatacaaATGCAATGAATGTGGGAATGCCTTTAGTGATTGTTCAGCCCTTATTCAGCATCaaagaactcacactggagaaGAGCCTTATGAATGTAAGcaatgtggaaaagcctttagCAGAAGCACATACCTTACTCAACATCAGAGAAGTCACGCAGGAGAGAAACAGTATAAATGCAATGAATGTGAGAAAACTTTCAGCCTGAGTTCATTCCTTACACAGCATATGAGGGTTCAGactggagaaaaaccctacaAATATAATGAATATGGAAAAGCTTTTAGTGACTGCTCAGGACATTTTCAgagaactcacactggagagaagccctgtgaatgtaATGACTGTGGGAAACCTTTCAGTTTCTGTTCAGCCCTAATtcaacataagagaattcataccaGAAAGAAGCCCTGA